A genome region from Etheostoma cragini isolate CJK2018 chromosome 4, CSU_Ecrag_1.0, whole genome shotgun sequence includes the following:
- the znf740a gene encoding gastrula zinc finger protein XlCGF57.1 isoform X24: MSHLPSSSVRDHMKWAGLLGCEAVLSSMALMQASSMAAPPKKMMAPLGHGPPQREGPDRAPQSHMILPSGMSCPPLVRTHFGNLIRKEGEFQAPRLLDEKEMRANEDMQQKKKNRKSVTPCKVREQEGRGGKGTGGDENGPSSKVQKNFICDHCYGAFRSGYHLKRHILIHTGEKPYACAVCDMRFIQRYHLERHSLIHTGVKPYACSMCDMRFFQRYHLERHRLTHTGMRPFTVPSSRVKPYACSMCDMRFFQRYHLARHSLTHTGVKPYACSMCDMRFFQRYHLARHSLTHTGVKPYACSMCDMRFFQRYHLARHTLTHTGVKPYACSMCDMRFFQRYHLARHSLTHTGVKPYACTMCDMRFIQRYQLERHSLTHTGVKPYACTMCDKRFFQRYHLARHSLTHMGVKPYACTMCDMKFFQRYHLARHSLTHTGVKPFACTMCDMRFVQRYHLARHSLTHTGVKPFACTMCDMRFVQRYHLARHSLTHTGVKPYACSMCDMRFIQRNHLERHSLTHTGEKPFACDMCDMRFIQRYHLERHKRVHSGEKPYQCERCQQNFSRTDRLLRHRRLCQGRGVAKVENQPCCEPRPYPQEPPPAPQTWSPLHPPPGRLAV, from the exons ATGTCACATCTGCCCAGCAGCTCAGTCCGCGACCATATGAAATGG GCGGGGCTGCTTGGCTGCGAGGCTGTCCTCTCCAGCATGGCCCTGATGCAGGCCAGCTCCATGGCTGCTCCGCCCAAAAAAATGATGGCTCCACTTGGCCATGGACCACCACAGAGAGAGGGACCTGATCGTGCTCCCCAGAGCCATATGATCCTCCCATCCGGAATGAGCTGTCCACCCCTGGTTAGGACCCACTTCGGAAAT CTTATCCGGAAGGAAGGTGAATTCCAAGCTCCCCGCCTTCTGGATGAGAAGGAGATGAGGGCCAATGAGGAcatgcagcagaaaaaaaagaacaggaaatCAGTTACTCCCTGCAAAGTGAGAGAACAAGAAGGAAGGGGAGGGAAG GGCACGGGGGGAGATGAGAATGGTCCATCATCCAAAGTgcagaaaaactttatttgtgaTCACTGTTACGGAGCATTTAGAAGTGGATACCACCTGAAGAGACACATCCTCATTCATACAG GGGAGAAGCCGTATGCTTGTGCCGTATGTGACATGAGGTTTATTCAGCGTTACCACCTGGAGAGACACAGCCTCATTCACACGG gggtgAAGCCGTACGCTTGTTCCATGTGTGACATGAGGTTTTTCCAGCGTTACCACCTGGAGAGACACAGACTCACTCATACGGGTATGCGTCCATTTACCGTACCCAGTTCAA GGGTGAAGCCGTACGCTTGCTCCATGTGTGACATGAGGTTCTTCCAACGTTACCATCTGGCAAGACACAGCCTCACTCATACTG GGGTGAAGCCATACGCTTGCTCCATGTGTGACATGAGATTTTTCCAACGCTACCACTTGGCAAGGCACAGCCTCACTCACACGG GGGTGAAGCCATATGCTTGCTCCATGTGTGATATGAGATTTTTCCAGAGATACCACCTGGCAAGACACACTCTCACCCATACGG GGGTGAAGCCATACGCTTGCTCCATGTGTGACATGAGGTTCTTCCAGCGTTACCATTTGGCAAGACACAGCCTCACTCATACTG GGGTGAAGCCGTATGCTTGTACCATGTGTGACATGAGGTTTATACAACGTTACCAACTGGAGAGACACAGTCTTACTCATACGG GGGTGAAGCCGTACGCTTGCACCATGTGTGACAAGAGGTTTTTTCAGCGCTACCACCTGGCGAGACACAGCCTCACTCATATGG GTGTGAAACCTTATGCTTGCACCATGTGTGACATGAAGTTTTTTCAGCGTTACCACCTGGCGAGACACAGCCTCACTCATACGG GTGTGAAACCTTTTGCTTGCACCATGTGTGACATGAGGTTTGTTCAGCGTTACCACCTGGCGAGACACAGCCTCACTCATACGG GTGTGAAACCTTTTGCTTGCACCATGTGTGACATGAGGTTTGTTCAGCGCTACCACCTGGCGAGACACAGCCTCACTCATACGG gggtgAAGCCGTATGCTTGTTCCATGTGTGACATGAGGTTTATTCAGCGTAACCACCTGGAGAGACACAGCCTCACTCATACGG GAGAGAAGCCATTTGCTTGTGACATGTGTGATATGAGGTTTATCCAGCGTTACCACCTTGAGAGACACAAGCGTGTCCATAGTGGGGAGAAGCCTTACCAGTGTGAACGGTGCCAGCAG AACTTTTCACGGACAGACCGGCTATTGCGGCATCGGCGGTTGTGTCAGGGTCGCGGCGTAGCCAAAGTAGAGAACCAGCCATGCTGCGAACCACGCCCATACCCCCAAGAACCCCCACCCGCACCCCAAACCTGGAGTCCCCTGCACCCCCCTCCAGGCCGACTGGCGGTTTGA
- the znf740a gene encoding gastrula zinc finger protein XlCGF57.1 isoform X40, with the protein MSHLPSSSVRDHMKWAGLLGCEAVLSSMALMQASSMAAPPKKMMAPLGHGPPQREGPDRAPQSHMILPSGMSCPPLVRTHFGNLIRKEGEFQAPRLLDEKEMRANEDMQQKKKNRKSVTPCKVREQEGRGGKGTGGDENGPSSKVQKNFICDHCYGAFRSGYHLKRHILIHTGEKPYACAVCDMRFIQRYHLERHSLIHTGVKPYACSMCDMRFFQRYHLERHRLTHTGVKPYACSMCDMRFFQRYHLARHSLTHTGVKPYACTMCDMRFIQRYQLERHSLTHTGVKPYACTMCDKRFFQRYHLARHSLTHMGVKPYACTMCDMKFFQRYHLARHSLTHTGVKPYACTMCDKRFFQRYHLARHSLTHMGVKPFACTMCDMRFVQRYHLARHSLTHTGVKPYACTMCDKRFFQRYHLARHSLTHMGVKPFACTMCDMRFVQRYHLARHSLTHTGVKPYACSMCDMRFIQRNHLERHSLTHTGEKPFACDMCDMRFIQRYHLERHKRVHSGEKPYQCERCQQNFSRTDRLLRHRRLCQGRGVAKVENQPCCEPRPYPQEPPPAPQTWSPLHPPPGRLAV; encoded by the exons ATGTCACATCTGCCCAGCAGCTCAGTCCGCGACCATATGAAATGG GCGGGGCTGCTTGGCTGCGAGGCTGTCCTCTCCAGCATGGCCCTGATGCAGGCCAGCTCCATGGCTGCTCCGCCCAAAAAAATGATGGCTCCACTTGGCCATGGACCACCACAGAGAGAGGGACCTGATCGTGCTCCCCAGAGCCATATGATCCTCCCATCCGGAATGAGCTGTCCACCCCTGGTTAGGACCCACTTCGGAAAT CTTATCCGGAAGGAAGGTGAATTCCAAGCTCCCCGCCTTCTGGATGAGAAGGAGATGAGGGCCAATGAGGAcatgcagcagaaaaaaaagaacaggaaatCAGTTACTCCCTGCAAAGTGAGAGAACAAGAAGGAAGGGGAGGGAAG GGCACGGGGGGAGATGAGAATGGTCCATCATCCAAAGTgcagaaaaactttatttgtgaTCACTGTTACGGAGCATTTAGAAGTGGATACCACCTGAAGAGACACATCCTCATTCATACAG GGGAGAAGCCGTATGCTTGTGCCGTATGTGACATGAGGTTTATTCAGCGTTACCACCTGGAGAGACACAGCCTCATTCACACGG gggtgAAGCCGTACGCTTGTTCCATGTGTGACATGAGGTTTTTCCAGCGTTACCACCTGGAGAGACACAGACTCACTCATACGG GGGTGAAGCCGTACGCTTGCTCCATGTGTGACATGAGGTTCTTCCAACGTTACCATCTGGCAAGACACAGCCTCACTCATACTG GGGTGAAGCCGTATGCTTGTACCATGTGTGACATGAGGTTTATACAACGTTACCAACTGGAGAGACACAGTCTTACTCATACGG GGGTGAAGCCGTACGCTTGCACCATGTGTGACAAGAGGTTTTTTCAGCGCTACCACCTGGCGAGACACAGCCTCACTCATATGG GTGTGAAACCTTATGCTTGCACCATGTGTGACATGAAGTTTTTTCAGCGTTACCACCTGGCGAGACACAGCCTCACTCATACGG GTGTGAAACCTTATGCTTGCACCATGTGTGACAAGAGGTTTTTTCAGCGCTACCACCTGGCGAGACACAGCCTCACTCATATGG GTGTGAAACCTTTTGCTTGCACCATGTGTGACATGAGGTTTGTTCAGCGTTACCACCTGGCGAGACACAGCCTCACTCATACGG GTGTGAAACCTTATGCTTGCACCATGTGTGACAAGAGGTTTTTTCAGCGCTACCACCTGGCGAGACACAGCCTCACTCATATGG GTGTGAAACCTTTTGCTTGCACCATGTGTGACATGAGGTTTGTTCAGCGCTACCACCTGGCGAGACACAGCCTCACTCATACGG gggtgAAGCCGTATGCTTGTTCCATGTGTGACATGAGGTTTATTCAGCGTAACCACCTGGAGAGACACAGCCTCACTCATACGG GAGAGAAGCCATTTGCTTGTGACATGTGTGATATGAGGTTTATCCAGCGTTACCACCTTGAGAGACACAAGCGTGTCCATAGTGGGGAGAAGCCTTACCAGTGTGAACGGTGCCAGCAG AACTTTTCACGGACAGACCGGCTATTGCGGCATCGGCGGTTGTGTCAGGGTCGCGGCGTAGCCAAAGTAGAGAACCAGCCATGCTGCGAACCACGCCCATACCCCCAAGAACCCCCACCCGCACCCCAAACCTGGAGTCCCCTGCACCCCCCTCCAGGCCGACTGGCGGTTTGA
- the znf740a gene encoding gastrula zinc finger protein XlCGF57.1 isoform X6, whose protein sequence is MSHLPSSSVRDHMKWAGLLGCEAVLSSMALMQASSMAAPPKKMMAPLGHGPPQREGPDRAPQSHMILPSGMSCPPLVRTHFGNLIRKEGEFQAPRLLDEKEMRANEDMQQKKKNRKSVTPCKVREQEGRGGKGTGGDENGPSSKVQKNFICDHCYGAFRSGYHLKRHILIHTGEKPYACAVCDMRFIQRYHLERHSLIHTGVKPYACSMCDMRFFQRYHLERHRLTHTGMRPFTVPSSRVKPYACSMCDMRFFQRYHLARHSLTHTGVKPYACSMCDMRFFQRYHLARHSLTHTGVKPYACSMCDMRFFQRYHLARHTLTHTGVKPYACSMCDMRFFQRYHLARHSLTHTGVKPYACTMCDMRFIQRYQLERHSLTHTGVKPYACTMCDKRFFQRYHLARHSLTHMGVKPYACTMCDMKFFQRYHLARHSLTHTGVKPYACTMCDKRFFQRYHLARHSLTHMGVKPYACTMCDKRFFQRYHLARHSLTHMGVKPFACTMCDMRFVQRYHLARHSLTHTGVKPYACSMCDMRFIQRNHLERHSLTHTGEKPFACDMCDMRFIQRYHLERHKRVHSGEKPYQCERCQQNFSRTDRLLRHRRLCQGRGVAKVENQPCCEPRPYPQEPPPAPQTWSPLHPPPGRLAV, encoded by the exons ATGTCACATCTGCCCAGCAGCTCAGTCCGCGACCATATGAAATGG GCGGGGCTGCTTGGCTGCGAGGCTGTCCTCTCCAGCATGGCCCTGATGCAGGCCAGCTCCATGGCTGCTCCGCCCAAAAAAATGATGGCTCCACTTGGCCATGGACCACCACAGAGAGAGGGACCTGATCGTGCTCCCCAGAGCCATATGATCCTCCCATCCGGAATGAGCTGTCCACCCCTGGTTAGGACCCACTTCGGAAAT CTTATCCGGAAGGAAGGTGAATTCCAAGCTCCCCGCCTTCTGGATGAGAAGGAGATGAGGGCCAATGAGGAcatgcagcagaaaaaaaagaacaggaaatCAGTTACTCCCTGCAAAGTGAGAGAACAAGAAGGAAGGGGAGGGAAG GGCACGGGGGGAGATGAGAATGGTCCATCATCCAAAGTgcagaaaaactttatttgtgaTCACTGTTACGGAGCATTTAGAAGTGGATACCACCTGAAGAGACACATCCTCATTCATACAG GGGAGAAGCCGTATGCTTGTGCCGTATGTGACATGAGGTTTATTCAGCGTTACCACCTGGAGAGACACAGCCTCATTCACACGG gggtgAAGCCGTACGCTTGTTCCATGTGTGACATGAGGTTTTTCCAGCGTTACCACCTGGAGAGACACAGACTCACTCATACGGGTATGCGTCCATTTACCGTACCCAGTTCAA GGGTGAAGCCGTACGCTTGCTCCATGTGTGACATGAGGTTCTTCCAACGTTACCATCTGGCAAGACACAGCCTCACTCATACTG GGGTGAAGCCATACGCTTGCTCCATGTGTGACATGAGATTTTTCCAACGCTACCACTTGGCAAGGCACAGCCTCACTCACACGG GGGTGAAGCCATATGCTTGCTCCATGTGTGATATGAGATTTTTCCAGAGATACCACCTGGCAAGACACACTCTCACCCATACGG GGGTGAAGCCATACGCTTGCTCCATGTGTGACATGAGGTTCTTCCAGCGTTACCATTTGGCAAGACACAGCCTCACTCATACTG GGGTGAAGCCGTATGCTTGTACCATGTGTGACATGAGGTTTATACAACGTTACCAACTGGAGAGACACAGTCTTACTCATACGG GGGTGAAGCCGTACGCTTGCACCATGTGTGACAAGAGGTTTTTTCAGCGCTACCACCTGGCGAGACACAGCCTCACTCATATGG GTGTGAAACCTTATGCTTGCACCATGTGTGACATGAAGTTTTTTCAGCGTTACCACCTGGCGAGACACAGCCTCACTCATACGG GTGTGAAACCTTATGCTTGCACCATGTGTGACAAGAGGTTTTTTCAGCGCTACCACCTGGCGAGACACAGCCTCACTCATATGG GTGTGAAACCTTATGCTTGCACCATGTGTGACAAGAGGTTTTTTCAGCGCTACCACCTGGCGAGACACAGCCTCACTCATATGG GTGTGAAACCTTTTGCTTGCACCATGTGTGACATGAGGTTTGTTCAGCGCTACCACCTGGCGAGACACAGCCTCACTCATACGG gggtgAAGCCGTATGCTTGTTCCATGTGTGACATGAGGTTTATTCAGCGTAACCACCTGGAGAGACACAGCCTCACTCATACGG GAGAGAAGCCATTTGCTTGTGACATGTGTGATATGAGGTTTATCCAGCGTTACCACCTTGAGAGACACAAGCGTGTCCATAGTGGGGAGAAGCCTTACCAGTGTGAACGGTGCCAGCAG AACTTTTCACGGACAGACCGGCTATTGCGGCATCGGCGGTTGTGTCAGGGTCGCGGCGTAGCCAAAGTAGAGAACCAGCCATGCTGCGAACCACGCCCATACCCCCAAGAACCCCCACCCGCACCCCAAACCTGGAGTCCCCTGCACCCCCCTCCAGGCCGACTGGCGGTTTGA
- the znf740a gene encoding gastrula zinc finger protein XlCGF57.1 isoform X29, which produces MSHLPSSSVRDHMKWAGLLGCEAVLSSMALMQASSMAAPPKKMMAPLGHGPPQREGPDRAPQSHMILPSGMSCPPLVRTHFGNLIRKEGEFQAPRLLDEKEMRANEDMQQKKKNRKSVTPCKVREQEGRGGKGTGGDENGPSSKVQKNFICDHCYGAFRSGYHLKRHILIHTGEKPYACAVCDMRFIQRYHLERHSLIHTGVKPYACSMCDMRFFQRYHLERHRLTHTGVKPYACSMCDMRFFQRYHLARHTLTHTGVKPYACSMCDMRFFQRYHLARHSLTHTGVKPYACTMCDMRFIQRYQLERHSLTHTGVKPYACTMCDKRFFQRYHLARHSLTHMGVKPYACTMCDMKFFQRYHLARHSLTHTGVKPYACTMCDKRFFQRYHLARHSLTHMGVKPFACTMCDMRFVQRYHLARHSLTHTGVKPYACTMCDKRFFQRYHLARHSLTHMGVKPFACTMCDMRFVQRYHLARHSLTHTGVKPYACSMCDMRFIQRNHLERHSLTHTGEKPFACDMCDMRFIQRYHLERHKRVHSGEKPYQCERCQQNFSRTDRLLRHRRLCQGRGVAKVENQPCCEPRPYPQEPPPAPQTWSPLHPPPGRLAV; this is translated from the exons ATGTCACATCTGCCCAGCAGCTCAGTCCGCGACCATATGAAATGG GCGGGGCTGCTTGGCTGCGAGGCTGTCCTCTCCAGCATGGCCCTGATGCAGGCCAGCTCCATGGCTGCTCCGCCCAAAAAAATGATGGCTCCACTTGGCCATGGACCACCACAGAGAGAGGGACCTGATCGTGCTCCCCAGAGCCATATGATCCTCCCATCCGGAATGAGCTGTCCACCCCTGGTTAGGACCCACTTCGGAAAT CTTATCCGGAAGGAAGGTGAATTCCAAGCTCCCCGCCTTCTGGATGAGAAGGAGATGAGGGCCAATGAGGAcatgcagcagaaaaaaaagaacaggaaatCAGTTACTCCCTGCAAAGTGAGAGAACAAGAAGGAAGGGGAGGGAAG GGCACGGGGGGAGATGAGAATGGTCCATCATCCAAAGTgcagaaaaactttatttgtgaTCACTGTTACGGAGCATTTAGAAGTGGATACCACCTGAAGAGACACATCCTCATTCATACAG GGGAGAAGCCGTATGCTTGTGCCGTATGTGACATGAGGTTTATTCAGCGTTACCACCTGGAGAGACACAGCCTCATTCACACGG gggtgAAGCCGTACGCTTGTTCCATGTGTGACATGAGGTTTTTCCAGCGTTACCACCTGGAGAGACACAGACTCACTCATACGG GGGTGAAGCCATATGCTTGCTCCATGTGTGATATGAGATTTTTCCAGAGATACCACCTGGCAAGACACACTCTCACCCATACGG GGGTGAAGCCATACGCTTGCTCCATGTGTGACATGAGGTTCTTCCAGCGTTACCATTTGGCAAGACACAGCCTCACTCATACTG GGGTGAAGCCGTATGCTTGTACCATGTGTGACATGAGGTTTATACAACGTTACCAACTGGAGAGACACAGTCTTACTCATACGG GGGTGAAGCCGTACGCTTGCACCATGTGTGACAAGAGGTTTTTTCAGCGCTACCACCTGGCGAGACACAGCCTCACTCATATGG GTGTGAAACCTTATGCTTGCACCATGTGTGACATGAAGTTTTTTCAGCGTTACCACCTGGCGAGACACAGCCTCACTCATACGG GTGTGAAACCTTATGCTTGCACCATGTGTGACAAGAGGTTTTTTCAGCGCTACCACCTGGCGAGACACAGCCTCACTCATATGG GTGTGAAACCTTTTGCTTGCACCATGTGTGACATGAGGTTTGTTCAGCGTTACCACCTGGCGAGACACAGCCTCACTCATACGG GTGTGAAACCTTATGCTTGCACCATGTGTGACAAGAGGTTTTTTCAGCGCTACCACCTGGCGAGACACAGCCTCACTCATATGG GTGTGAAACCTTTTGCTTGCACCATGTGTGACATGAGGTTTGTTCAGCGCTACCACCTGGCGAGACACAGCCTCACTCATACGG gggtgAAGCCGTATGCTTGTTCCATGTGTGACATGAGGTTTATTCAGCGTAACCACCTGGAGAGACACAGCCTCACTCATACGG GAGAGAAGCCATTTGCTTGTGACATGTGTGATATGAGGTTTATCCAGCGTTACCACCTTGAGAGACACAAGCGTGTCCATAGTGGGGAGAAGCCTTACCAGTGTGAACGGTGCCAGCAG AACTTTTCACGGACAGACCGGCTATTGCGGCATCGGCGGTTGTGTCAGGGTCGCGGCGTAGCCAAAGTAGAGAACCAGCCATGCTGCGAACCACGCCCATACCCCCAAGAACCCCCACCCGCACCCCAAACCTGGAGTCCCCTGCACCCCCCTCCAGGCCGACTGGCGGTTTGA
- the znf740a gene encoding gastrula zinc finger protein XlCGF57.1 isoform X17, which yields MSHLPSSSVRDHMKWAGLLGCEAVLSSMALMQASSMAAPPKKMMAPLGHGPPQREGPDRAPQSHMILPSGMSCPPLVRTHFGNLIRKEGEFQAPRLLDEKEMRANEDMQQKKKNRKSVTPCKVREQEGRGGKGTGGDENGPSSKVQKNFICDHCYGAFRSGYHLKRHILIHTGEKPYACAVCDMRFIQRYHLERHSLIHTGVKPYACSMCDMRFFQRYHLERHRLTHTGVKPYACSMCDMRFFQRYHLARHSLTHTGVKPYACSMCDMRFFQRYHLARHSLTHTGVKPYACSMCDMRFFQRYHLARHSLTHTGVKPYACTMCDMRFIQRYQLERHSLTHTGVKPYACTMCDKRFFQRYHLARHSLTHMGVKPYACTMCDMKFFQRYHLARHSLTHTGVKPYACTMCDKRFFQRYHLARHSLTHMGVKPFACTMCDMRFVQRYHLARHSLTHTGVKPYACTMCDKRFFQRYHLARHSLTHMGVKPFACTMCDMRFVQRYHLARHSLTHTGVKPYACSMCDMRFIQRNHLERHSLTHTGEKPFACDMCDMRFIQRYHLERHKRVHSGEKPYQCERCQQNFSRTDRLLRHRRLCQGRGVAKVENQPCCEPRPYPQEPPPAPQTWSPLHPPPGRLAV from the exons ATGTCACATCTGCCCAGCAGCTCAGTCCGCGACCATATGAAATGG GCGGGGCTGCTTGGCTGCGAGGCTGTCCTCTCCAGCATGGCCCTGATGCAGGCCAGCTCCATGGCTGCTCCGCCCAAAAAAATGATGGCTCCACTTGGCCATGGACCACCACAGAGAGAGGGACCTGATCGTGCTCCCCAGAGCCATATGATCCTCCCATCCGGAATGAGCTGTCCACCCCTGGTTAGGACCCACTTCGGAAAT CTTATCCGGAAGGAAGGTGAATTCCAAGCTCCCCGCCTTCTGGATGAGAAGGAGATGAGGGCCAATGAGGAcatgcagcagaaaaaaaagaacaggaaatCAGTTACTCCCTGCAAAGTGAGAGAACAAGAAGGAAGGGGAGGGAAG GGCACGGGGGGAGATGAGAATGGTCCATCATCCAAAGTgcagaaaaactttatttgtgaTCACTGTTACGGAGCATTTAGAAGTGGATACCACCTGAAGAGACACATCCTCATTCATACAG GGGAGAAGCCGTATGCTTGTGCCGTATGTGACATGAGGTTTATTCAGCGTTACCACCTGGAGAGACACAGCCTCATTCACACGG gggtgAAGCCGTACGCTTGTTCCATGTGTGACATGAGGTTTTTCCAGCGTTACCACCTGGAGAGACACAGACTCACTCATACGG GGGTGAAGCCGTACGCTTGCTCCATGTGTGACATGAGGTTCTTCCAACGTTACCATCTGGCAAGACACAGCCTCACTCATACTG GGGTGAAGCCATACGCTTGCTCCATGTGTGACATGAGATTTTTCCAACGCTACCACTTGGCAAGGCACAGCCTCACTCACACGG GGGTGAAGCCATACGCTTGCTCCATGTGTGACATGAGGTTCTTCCAGCGTTACCATTTGGCAAGACACAGCCTCACTCATACTG GGGTGAAGCCGTATGCTTGTACCATGTGTGACATGAGGTTTATACAACGTTACCAACTGGAGAGACACAGTCTTACTCATACGG GGGTGAAGCCGTACGCTTGCACCATGTGTGACAAGAGGTTTTTTCAGCGCTACCACCTGGCGAGACACAGCCTCACTCATATGG GTGTGAAACCTTATGCTTGCACCATGTGTGACATGAAGTTTTTTCAGCGTTACCACCTGGCGAGACACAGCCTCACTCATACGG GTGTGAAACCTTATGCTTGCACCATGTGTGACAAGAGGTTTTTTCAGCGCTACCACCTGGCGAGACACAGCCTCACTCATATGG GTGTGAAACCTTTTGCTTGCACCATGTGTGACATGAGGTTTGTTCAGCGTTACCACCTGGCGAGACACAGCCTCACTCATACGG GTGTGAAACCTTATGCTTGCACCATGTGTGACAAGAGGTTTTTTCAGCGCTACCACCTGGCGAGACACAGCCTCACTCATATGG GTGTGAAACCTTTTGCTTGCACCATGTGTGACATGAGGTTTGTTCAGCGCTACCACCTGGCGAGACACAGCCTCACTCATACGG gggtgAAGCCGTATGCTTGTTCCATGTGTGACATGAGGTTTATTCAGCGTAACCACCTGGAGAGACACAGCCTCACTCATACGG GAGAGAAGCCATTTGCTTGTGACATGTGTGATATGAGGTTTATCCAGCGTTACCACCTTGAGAGACACAAGCGTGTCCATAGTGGGGAGAAGCCTTACCAGTGTGAACGGTGCCAGCAG AACTTTTCACGGACAGACCGGCTATTGCGGCATCGGCGGTTGTGTCAGGGTCGCGGCGTAGCCAAAGTAGAGAACCAGCCATGCTGCGAACCACGCCCATACCCCCAAGAACCCCCACCCGCACCCCAAACCTGGAGTCCCCTGCACCCCCCTCCAGGCCGACTGGCGGTTTGA